Within the Thermococcus sp. CX2 genome, the region ATTCGTGCAGTCCGGAGAGAGCGGAGACGTCCTTTGAGAGACACCACGTTCTTATAAAGCCGGAGAGTAAGGTGGAGGTTCTCCTGGACATTGCGAGGTGTGCCGGAAAAGAGAACTCAAAGCTTGCCCGTGACGCGCTGATGCTGGCCCTCCAGTGGGCGAGGCACATAAAGGGACGTTCAAACAGGGACTGGCGGCTGGAGATGGTTATAAACACTGCGTGTGACCTTGAGATGTGGGATATCGTTGCAGAGGCCTGCCGGGCCATGAGCGGAAAGGGGCGAAGAGAGGTCATAGATAGGCTCTTTCCCGAGGAGCTGGAGAAAGGGGTAACCACCTGTCGGGAATTCGCCGAGACCCTGAAGAGGCGCTATGAATCGGCGGAGGAAAACGCCCTCGACCTTGTCATAGAGGCCCACTTGAAGTATGAGAAGGAAATCCTGAGATCGCGGGGAGTGAATCCTTACCTGTACAAGCTGAAGGCAGTAAAAACTGAAGAAGGGGTTACGTTCTACGCCGTTAGAAGACCCCTTACGGTGGCACTTGCCAGGTACCTGTTGGACAGAGTGAGGCGGCTCCTGAGTCTAAACGCTCCTCATGAAGAGGGGCCTTAGTCTAACCCTCCCGCGCGTCTTTTCGGTCAGAAGCTCCATCAGCGGTTCGGCCTCACCCTTCCGCGTCTCCACGATGAACTTCACCAGCTCACCGTAATCCTCGCCAACTACCTTCCCGCCGTTTCCCTCGACAGTCTCCCTGACGGCCTGGTAGAGATTGTAGGAAAAGACAACCTCAAAGCGCTCCGTCTCATAGACTTCGACTATTCCTGCATTTTCTATGGCCAGACTAGCTGCTTCGCTGTAGGCCTTGACCAAACCACCGTAGCCGAGCTTTATTCCCCCGAAGTAGCGCGTAACTACAACAACCACGTTGCTCAGGCCTTTGTTCTGGATGACCTTGAGGACGGGCTTTCCAGCAGAGCCCTTAGGCTCGCCGTCGTCGTCATAGCGGACAGCAAAGTTCTTCCCGTCGTTTATCAGATACGCCGAGACGTTGTGGGTGGCGTCGCTGTGGTGGGCCTTTATCTTCCCTATGAAGGATTTTGCTTCCTCCTCCGAGCTGGCAGGTGAAGCGTAGCCTATGAAGACGGACTTCTTAACGACTAACTCGGCCGTGCCTATGCCTTTTAGCGTTCTGTACATGCCTCACCCTCTCAGCGTCGCGATGAGCTTCTTCTCGTTGAGGAGCATAGCTATCGCATCTTTGACATCGGTAACCACGATATCACTCGCGAGGAGGGCGTCTATTGTGGCCCCCTCTGGACCTATGACGCAGAAGGCCAGCTCGGCGCTCTCCAGCATCGCCACGTCGTTGTTTCCATTACCGATGGCTATGTAGGAGCCGTAGCTCATAGCTTTTTGGAGCTTCTCGCTCCCGTCTTTAACTCTCTCAACCCTGACGGGGAGGCCTTTGAACTCTTCCTCCAGCGTCCCGAAGGTGTCCGCACTTAGTATTACAACGGTGTACCTGTCGGCAAGCCTCTCCAGGAGGTGCTTTACCTCATCGTCCACTTTTCCATCCGACCCAAGGGTCCCGTTGAGGTCGAACACCACAGTTTCAGCTTTTATTTCGCCGTAGCCCGGAATTTCCATTGATATCACCACTGTAACTTTGCCAGGAGGATTTTTAAGGTTTGAACCCCAAGTGGCCCATAGCGGGGTGGGGGCGACCAATTCGAGGGGGTGTTCCGTATTAATAGCGAAAGAGTTAAATATCTCACCACTGGAGGGAATACCATGTTGAAAGTGCGAGAGCTTGTCAATGACTGGGAGGTTCTCGTTAGGCTAAACTCGTTCTTTCTGAGCTACTTCGGATGGCTCTTATTTGGACTTGCCTACGGCTTTCTTGGCAGGTATAGCGTTGATTTGACCGATTATCTCTTGAAGCTTCCGTTCACCTCCAGGGATTTCGTGGTTGGCCTTGTGGGGTTTACAAAAAGTGTTCCTCTCATATACTGGCTCCTTGAGGCAGTTTATTACCTGGGCTTCTCAGGGTCAATCGCTCTCGTCGTTGCATATCTACTCCTTTACAAAAGGGATCTGGAGGCATCGGACGAGCTCTTTATTCGATATCTGCTCTCCTATTCCGTGGCTGGGGTGATATACATCCTCTTCCATGTCCACGCACCACATCTGGTCTACAACCTTCCAGGCTACATATCCGAGAACAACTATCTGACGAGGCAGGAGTTCGTTCTGCCTTCTCTCCACAACACCTTCGCCATGGTGAACATAATCACCCTCTGGAAGTACAGAAAGGAGAAGACAGGCGCAGCGATCATAGCCATCAACTCGTTAATACCCTTTGCCACGCTCCTCCTCGGCCACCACTGGATTTATGATATAGTCACGGGAATGCTCCTTGCGGGAATCGTTTCAAGGCTCACCGTGGGCTATTCTCCAAAGCTCCCTGCCATCCTGTGCAGGCTGGAGCTCTCTTATCTGAAACGGCTGACACTGGTCAGTTTCTTCATCGGCGTCATCGCCCTCTTCCTCGCTGCCGACCCTCAGCACTGGAGCCAGCTCGTCGACAATCTCTTTGGGACTCCCTGAGAAAAACTTATAAAGGTCTCCGAAGCCCTTAACATCGGGTGCCGGGGTAGCCTAGCTCGGCAGGGCGGCGGACTCGTAATCCGCAGGTCGCGGGTTCAAATCCCGCTCCCGGCTCCACAACCATCCTTCCCACTTCTCAGACCATTTCTCAATTGAAAGCCTCATCAAAACGGCATCCTCAATGAAACGGCTCCTGTTATACGTTGCCTGATCGAGAAGTTCGATGACCTGCGGACTAAGCGTGATGTGAATTGGTATACGAGTTCTCTTAGGCTTCTTTTTGGCCATTTCAAGGCCCCCAAAGGCTCCTTTTTGTGTGGCCACACGTGGCCACATGTAGCCACACTGAAATACTGAGTGTCCGCAGGATATAGCCATTGCGGTCATGGTCGTCACCTCAGATCTCGCCGGCCCTCCACAGGTTGTAGAATTTTGTCAGCGTGTTCAGCTTCTCAACGAATTCCCACGAGAGGTTGAGCCTGTTTGAAGTCCTGGACACTATCCCGAGCTGAATGAGCGTCTTCTTGACTATGCTCCAGTCCTTCCTCAGCTTTGCGGCAGGGTAGCCCCTCTCGCGGAGCTCCTTCTCGATGAGCTTGTTTATCCTGGTCTTCGTGATCTCCCCCTCGTCGAACTTGTTCAGGAGCTCGTGGTACTGCTCAAGCAGGTCCTGCTCGCCGAGGTATTCGAGGATGACCTCAAGCCAGTCTTCAGTGTAGGTCTCCCTCTTCTGCCTCAGCCGCTCGAGGAGGGCTTCAGCTATGCCTATGCGGTGCTCGTCGTCATCGAAGATTAGCTCAAGGAAGTTGTAGAGGCCCTTGAGCTTGAACTCGTTCTCGGGCAGGGCTATTTTGGGCTTCATGGGCTCACCCCACTCACGGTTTTTGTGAGCATGGTGAGGCTTTCGGGAGTGTTTGGTGTGTGGGCTTTATCACTCGTAAATGAGGGCCCGTATTCACGGAAAGTGTGAGCTAGGAAAGAGGCCGCACCCGGTGAAACCGAAATCCCGCTCACGGATTTCGTGAATACGTCAACACTCATACGAAAGTTAACGTTTAGCTCCATATGTCCCTTCCCTCCTCGCTGTACTTGTAGAAGAACTCGTCGAGGGCCTTAAGCAAGTCCCTCTTCACCCGCTCGACTTCTCGCTTGTAGCAGTCAGCATGATAGTATTTTGAGAACCACGGGCCGAATTGTCCTCTTCTGAAAGTAAGCACATAAGCCTCCGAGCCTGCCGGAATCTCCCTCTTGCAGGCTTTACAGACGTGCGGCTCTTTTGTCTTGACCTTCTTTATTCTGACAAGCTGACGGTAGTTCACGAAGCCAAAGAGGTATGCTAGCGGGATACCAAGATAGTCCCTGACGTATGTGGGGAGGTATGACCAGCGTCCCAACTCCTCACTCACGGCCATCACGCTCCTCCTTTTCTTCTTCAGAGTGCACGTAGCGGAACCACCACGTGTAATACTCCTCAGTAATCCCCACCCCCTCCATTCAAACCACCTCAAGCGCGAGTTGCTTTGAATGGATCTCAAACAGGTTGTCGAGGTTCGCCACCCACTTCGAGAGAACCCGCTCAATCTGCTCCTGAATCGAGATGCCCTCCTGCCAGTTCTTCCTGATGTGGTACCTGTACGCGAGGCTGTCTGCCGAGTAGAGCGCGTCCCAAACGTCCTTGTACTTCAGAACGCCGAACTTGATGCCAAAGCCGTGCAGTCGATATTTCCGAGGGAGTTCCTTGCGGATTGCGAGGATGTACTTCCGGATCTGCTGCTCCCGCCCGCGCCGGCACATTGTGCCGAGGCCGATGAGTTCAGTCAGGAGGCCGTGCTCCCTCATGTAGTCCAGCATCCAGAGGTAATCGTCAAGCGTCCAGCCCTGAAGCACCGCGACAAAGCGAGGCTTGAGCTTGGGATAGTAGTCGTCGAGGAGATCCATGATTTTGAGTTGGTTCTCGATCGTCTTCATCTGGTTCTCCCGCACAGTCACACCCCACTTCTCGCGAACCTGAGGCTCGTTTGGGTAGTCTCTATTGGCGAAGAAGTCGGCCTTGACGCGGTAGACATAGCGGAGGTAATTGAGATGGCTGTCAGGGTACTCTCTGAGCTTGAAAAAGAAGCTAAAGCCGCCGCTGTCGACGAAGAGCTTGCCGCGGTTGCGCGGGATTGGCCTGACCGCAGTCGCGTAGTTGACCATGACATTGAACTTGCGTGGAGCGAAGCTCTCTATCGCCTTTCTTGCCGAACCGTCAGCGACTCCGAAGAAGAACAATTCCACGCCCCGTCACCTCCCCCACAGCAGGAACCTGAGCGTCTCGGGCAGCTCCTGAGCGGGAACGCGGATCACATCATCGAGATGGACGAACGCGTAGTAATCATGAGCCGAGCCGTGCCCGTACCAGTCGAAGCTCACCGGCGTGTTCGCCGCGTTCCAAACGAGGAACTCCTGCCCAAGGTTAACGAGGTAGTAGAAGTCAATACCCGCCTGCAGCGCGAACATCCTGTGCCCCTCGTACTGCTTGCCGTTCACCTTGACCTTCCCATTGACCAGAGCCGAGCGTGGGTTCATGTTCTTCAGCTCGAAGCCAGTGAAACGGAAGCCCTTGACGCCGCGGCGGTTGAGGTACTGGATGATGAGGCTGTCGACATCAGTCACGTACATATGCACGTCCAGGCCCTTCCTGGCCTTCTGGAGCGCCCGGCTGAAGTGGACGCGGTTCTCAGCGTCCCGCATGAGGCGCTTGAAATAGGTGAAAGCGTCGTCAATGCTGAGAGCGTCCTGATAAACGAAAGCCGTGCGGGAGGCCATCAGGTCCCCACCTCCTCGGGCTGGATGACGATCTCCTCCACTTCGAGCTCTTCTTCCTCAGACTCTTCGGGCGCCTCCTGGTACCTCAGCACTTTGAGAACCTGCTCTTTCCTGTCCCACCACACATCGCTGAGCTCGCCAAGCTTCTCCTTGATGCGCTGGTATTCCTCGTAGCTCACCTTCTTGCGGAGCTTGACCTTGTAGACGCGGCCGGAGACGTAGACCTTCGTGGGCACGGGCAGCTCCTGAAGGGCCTCCTCGAGCCGCTCAAGCGGGAGCACGTTCATGGCGTTCTCGGGCAGGTCGTCGTCATCGATGAGGACCTGCACCTTCCTCGCGTGCCAGGCCGCGAGGGCCTCCTCGAGCTTGACCTCAAGCTCCTCAGGGAGAGAAAGAGAGCGGACGGTCAAGCTCTCACCCCCCACGCGGCAAGGGTGGCCTGGCCGGCCTGAGCAGCCTTCCCGGCGGCGCGGCGCTGAGCCTCTCGGTCAAGCAGCTCCTTGAACTCCCCGAAAGCCTGCTCGTACGTGACCTCCTCGAGGAAGGCCACTTCCGCGTTCACGAGGAAGCCCCTGCGGTAGGCGTCAGCGAGGGGCATTATCTCGAAGCGGCTGCCCTCGGGCAGCTCCTCGCCGTAGTGCTTGACGAAAAAGTGGGCCAGGGCCGCGCGGGCTGCAGTCTTGAGATCCTTCGCGATGACCAGGTACTCCTCGCCAATTCCCGAGAAGTACGCGTAGAACTTCATGCTCCCGCCTCCTCTGTGAGTTTGTCACGTTCTTCCTCCTTCAGGTATCTGTGAAAGATGACGACTACTCCTTCCGCGTTCGGGTGAATTCTGAACGACAACTCGTGCTTCCTCGCGAATTCCACGATTCTCTGAACGTCCTCGTCAGAAATTGAGTGCTCGTACTCTGCCACGAGCAGCTTCTCGTATATGAATGAGTCGATCCCAACGTAGATCCTGTTTGCATCGAGCGCATGTCTTGCCTCCCACAACAGGCGGCACAAGTCACTCATGCCACCATCCCCTCCCTCGCTATTGCGAGCGGGCCGTCCCTCCAGACTTCCCTCCTGCGCTCGAGGTCGTCCAGGAGAGCGCGGGCGTCCTCAACGCGGATGTTCAGCTCGCGGGCGAGCTCATCCGGACGCTTCCAGCCCTCGCGGAGAAGTTCGAGAGCCTTCACGCGGAGGTGGCCCCAATCTCGCATGCTCCCACCCTCCTGAGCCGCTGTAGGACCTCGTTGATGGTCTCCAGGCGGCCGTTCCAGTACGCCACCTTCTCCCCGTCACCGCGGAGAATGTAGTCGAACCGCCTCTCCTCCGCCCTCTTCTTCTCGGCCTCAAGCCACGCTACCACGTCCTCAAGGCTCTCCTGCGGGCGGGCCTGCTTCACTTCCTCCGCAACCCAACTCCAGAAATTGGCTTCCGACTCAGACATCGGCCTTCACCTCCAAGGGGCGGGCATACTGCCCGGCGTTCAGGATGCGCGTGAGAACCTGGCGAAGGTTAGAAACGAAAGCCTCATTCCAATCCGACTCGTGCTTCTCCAGAACTGCGAAAGCCGCGCGGCGCGCGTCGGCCGGATCAATATCCTGGAAAGTCCTCTCCAAACGCGGTGGGACCTTCTCCTCAATGAACTCCTTCGCCTTCTTGCCCTGCTTGGTGGCGATATAATTCATGTACTCGTGATAGATGACCTCGAAAGCCATCTCCAAGTAGCGCTCGGCAGCGGGGCCAGACTTGAGCGGCTTGACTTCGGGGATCTTCTCCTTCACGGCCTCACCCACGGCCAAGCCCTTTGCAGCCTTCAGCGTGTCCCCGCGGTAGAGCTCGTAGTCAATGATGTCCGCTACCTGGCGGTCCTTCGGGCGGACGAGGACCCAACCATGGAACTCCGTGGCGATGTCCTTCGGGTAGAACCTGGCCGGCCAGGTGTTGCGCTCGTTCTTCCTGACGACAAAGGCCAGCTTCATGAGGTCCTTGATCTTGCCCTCATCGCGGAGGCCGAGGACCTCGGCACAGAGGGCCTTCCAGCTGACGCCTTCCCTCGCGTGCTTGGCGAGTTCCTTCAGCTTGAGCGCGTCCTGGTATGACCTCACGGAGCGGCCCTGCTTGAGGGCCTCAATCTCAAGTTCGAGCCTCTCTATCCTGGCGAGGAGTTTCTCGCGCTCCTCAAGAAGGGCCTGGTTTTCCTTTTCGAGCTGCTTGATATACTCTTCTTGGTGCTTGACTTTCGCAATAAGCTCCATAACGTCCAACTTGACATGACGAAGCATCCAATGGAACCACTCGGCCCGCGAGAGGCCCAACTTGAGGCGCTCTTCCTCGGCAAGCTCATAATCCTCCTGAGGTATGTCAGCCCTCCACTGCACAAGCGGGCTGTTCCATTTCCTTGGACGTCCAGGGCCCCTCGCGGGAATTCTCATAGAAATCACCTCTGGCTTTTGTAAGCACCCCACATGTCGAGAACGAGCTCTGGCCAGGAGATGCCGCGGCGCTGCTTCTCTTCCTCCATCTCCTTGTAGACATCATAAGGGATCCATGCCTCGAACCTCTTCACAGGACCTTCATACTTGCGAGGCCTTCCGAGCCTTCCCACCTTTATCACCTTACGAGATTTTTTCCCGTACGAGAATATTTCTCGTAAGATAGTAAGCACTTCAAATATAAAAGATTTTTGTGGGCATAATTGTGGCAAAATGCACAGCGTTGGTTTTTTGGATAGAAAAATTCTGGCAAATTACGAGCTAAAACAGTAAATCGAAATATTTTATCGGCATATTAATTCAGTTCTCCGAAAATCAGCCACGAGCATGGCGCAAAGAACCATAGAAGCTTTTAGGTTGTTCCTATAATCCTAATTAATTATAAGTACTTAATATTAAACTCAAACAAAAACATAGGTGAAATGTTCCATGCTTTGGTCTTCTGGAAGCTTGTCCTCTGGCTTTAGCTCGGACCATTTCCCCACGCTTTGCATCTTGGTCATCAACTGCTTACCTTTTTCACTTACAAGTTCATCGAATTTGTGAAATCCATAAAGAACAACTTCAACGATGTCTTTCTCTTTTAGGCCAAATTGTTTTTTCAGATCTGATGGCAGGAATATTAATCCCTTGGTGCCAAGTCTCGTAATGAGGTAAGCTTGCCGGAGTATCCGAATTTCCCGCCTATCATGATCAATCTCGATTTTTCTGACAACAACTTCTATGTAATCGTTCTTTGTAAGATTAAGAGCATCCCGTATGGGTTTAGGAATGGCTATCCTGCCTTCTTTGTCGAGTCGTGCATGGAACTTAGCCAGTGGCTCGATGATTTCTTTGCTTTCTTGGCTCACTGTCTCGCCCCCGGTGGCGAATTTTGAAGGGTGTAAACACTCGTGCACGAGCGTGCACATTATCAGTTGTTTATTGGTTGTTTAATAAATAAGGTTTACCGTCATTATTACGGCATTTTGGCGTCGAGACTTTCTCCAATGGCCCGGAATATTTCCAGTCCTAGCCGAAACTTTCTTATAATCCCCCGTAATAATTACGTAAGTAATTAATCCGAACGGTGATGCTCATGGGGCTCGGCGACTTCCTTAAGAAAGTTGGTGACGCTACTAAAAGGGCCATGGATCGCGCTGCTAAGGAAGCAAAGTATCGTGCCAAGGCACTTGAAATAAAAAGAGAAATTTCTGCCGCTGAACAGTCTTTTAAGCGTGAAATGAAAAAGCGGGCATTTGAGGCCAAACGAGAAATTCTTTCTCAGCTTAAGATGAGGCAACTTGAGGCCGTCTGTGTTGCTAAGGGGATCCCCACTTATCGCACAAAAATTGTCAATGGCGAGAAAAAGCGGTACAAAATCAGGAACAAGGAAGAGCTTATTGATGTAATGGCCTCTAAAATGACTCTTGAGGAAGTCGCCGAAGTGGCCAAGAGATATAAGGTGAAGTCCAGACACGTTATTCAGCAGTTCAACAAGTGGCTCGAAGACGCGAATGCGGCTTTAATGGCCTTGAAGAAACAGAAACAAAGAGAACTCGACGAGTACAAAGCTACGCTCTTTGGAGCAGAGGCAAACGAAGTTGAGACTATTGAGCTTGAGGAGGAGACTGAGGCGTCCCTTAGAGGAGTAGAGACTCTGGATGAGGAGGAAGAATTTTCTGCCTCTCACGAGCTTGACATTCTGGACATCCTACTGGATTTTGAGCCCGAGACCGTCAGAGATGAAGAGGATCTAGAGAAGCAGCTTTACCAGTACCTCCGTGCGAGGCTTGGAAGCCAGGTCCAGAGGCAAGTTCCCGTTGGAGATCAGAAAATTGACATAGTCATAGGAAATGGGGTTGGAATCGAGATTAAGATCGCGGAGAGCAGGAGCAAGCTCCAGCGATTGGTTGGGCAGGTTCTGGATTATGTTGAATACTTTGACGAGGTCATTGCAGTAATCCTCGACGTTGGGGCTAACGTGGACATTGACAGTTACATAAAGAAACTTCGGAGACTCGGTGCCGAGGTCGTGGTTCTGGAAGGAGACATTAGGAGAAAAGGCCGCTCTCGGGAGATTATAATTCAGGATGCAAGGAGGAAGATAATTATTCGGTAATCTCTCAATAATGTGGAGGTAGTATATAGAATGTGGAGAGCGTTTGACACAGTCCTTCAACGCAGAGTAACTGCGAGTGAGGCCGTAGAGTTGGTTGGTGAATCCGCGGAGGCCCGCAATAAGGCATATAAAGAAAAACGCTTTGTGTGCCCGGCCTGCGGTATGGAGGTCTCTCTCCGGCGTAGCCGGGCCGGGCGTTGGTATTTCTCCCATGTAGCCACGAAGAACGGTTGTGAGTACTACTATTGGTCAGAAAAGGAAGAGTGGGCAGAGGAAATCCATGACGAGTTTAAGCAGTGGTTGGCAGAGAAGCTAAGATATAGGGGCATTGATGCGGAGATTGAGAAGATAATGACATTTGAGAACTACAAACTAATTCCAGATATATACTATGAGGTAGGTAGGAAGAAGATCGCGATTGAAGTCGTGGTTAATTCTCCTCGGACCAAGGATGATATCATTGAAAAGTCGCGGAGGTACGCGGATCAGGGAATCTATGTGTGGTGGATTTTTTACTGGAAGTACAAGCGGAGGGAGGATGGCCTCACCTTATTAGATATAGCTAAAGCCGACTTGGATAAGCAGAGAATTACTAAGCGAATGTTTCGGAAGGGTAGCGTCTATAGGTTGATTCATGCAATCCACCAAGGAAGGATCTTTTTCTTTGATGATGTGTCTCCTCCTTCCGGGGATGAATACTCGATAGTGGCCGTACACCTGTTGTGGGAGGGGTCAAACAATTCGTTGGTCGGAATTATGCCATGGGTTCTCAATTATTCGAAGCCGTTCCATCTGTACTTGGACTTGAGAGACGTGCCTCAAGTGAAACTCTACCCTGAGGACGAGATTATACAAGGTCCTTTCAAGATTGCCCTCCCACCAACCACGCCTCATCAACAAGTTGCGGTAATCGGGTATAGTTTTGAGCTTCGTCTTTATGGGCAGGTATTAGCATTAACTCTGAGAATTGGCAAGGGAATTGCACATAGGTATTATCTGGAGCGTAGCCTTAAGAAAGGCGTGCCGTATACTTGGGGCGTGATTCTTCAACCGTTTGGAAATAACAAGTGGTTGGGATCCATCTCGTGGCCTCCGCTCGATATCTCCGAAATTACATCGACTGACGATGTTGTCAGGCACTCTCGGCACGTATTTTGGGAGTTGATAAAGTCTGTCTATGCGCGAAGGGGCATTCCTAAGTTCATATACAATCTTCCAGTATTAGTTTGGAATCCCGATACAAAGCAAGGGTATTATCTTGGCAAGAGTCTTGGGAAAGTCATCGAGGGAGGTTTCGAGCTAAGGCTTTCTGAGAAAGACATAAACTATCTGCAAGAGGTGTTAAAACATAGTCGCTTTCGTCTTCCCTATGCAAAACCAAGACGTCCTCGCTCCCGCGCTGCCAGGGGCTGAGGAAAGCAAACGGCCGCCCGCCGAGGGGCGGTAGCACATTTTGTGTTCTATACGTATCTTTCGTACGGTTCTACTCATAAGGTTTACCGTGTTGCATTATGCCATATAGCAGTTCGCCGTCGCTAAGGTCCTTGCTGGCTTATAAGTCGCGTGAGCAAAGTAAAATTAGAACACGAGATGCGAGGGTAATAATTACGCAAGTAAATTATTTAAGGGTAGCGGAAGATTTCGGGGAGGGTGTCAAATGCTGCGACCAGTGAGGGTACAATTAGATACTATTGAACGTCCTGTGATTGTGGAGTTCATGAGCAAAGAACATGTGTCCCGGATGCAGTCCTTCGACTGTGGTGTAGATGGAGATGAACAGACGGAGTTTGCTCAAAAAGAGGCGTGGGACACACATAGACGTTGTCTTTCTACTGTCTTTATTGTCCATGACAAAGAGGAGAATATCATCTCGTACTTTACACTGTCTCCTTTCATCGTTAGCCTTAAAATCAAGGATGATATGAGTGATGATAAGAAGAGACTTGTTGAGGAGCTTAGGGCTAAGTTAGAGGAGCTTCTCGGCATGGATATTAAGTACACCTCGGTGCCTACTATCCTTCTTGGTCAGTTCGGTCTTCAAAAGGAGTACCGGGGTAAAGGAGTCGGGGGAGAAATTCTGTCGAAAATTATACTTCCGTATGCTGTTTTCTATGCAGCCACTATTGGAGGGGTAGGACTGTCGCTTCACGCAAAGAAGAAAGTTGCTAAGAAGTTCTATCTAAAGAAAAGTCCTTTAGCAGAAGGATTCCAGGTTATCTCGAGAGGCGGAACATACGAGTTATTCTATCCATTTGTAGATGAGGTCCAGAAGTTTAGGATTGAGCTAATTAAAAGATCCAGAACTACAAAGTGAAATTAACGGCCTCATATGAGGCCGGCGATAGCCAGGGCTCTCTTAACGGTATCTTCTACTTCTTTGGGGTCTCGCTCTTTAGCTTTCTCAAATGCGCTCACGAAATTCTGGAGCTCCTCTGGGGTCTCCAGTATGAGTTCGTAACCATCAAACTTAGCCATTTCTCTCACCGTTGTTTCCTTACGGACGGAACTATATAAAGGTTATGCCGAACGCTATCTCATTAACAGGATTTACCATCTGTCTCTGGAATTTTGCGTCGTTGCGTTTTATTCGAGCTTTTTGACCGTTTTCCAATTCTGAGAGGCGAAACCTTCTTATAGTTTGAAGTAAAAATTCCAGTTTGCTAACAGAAAATATGGGGGGTCCTTGAATGAGGGATCCAGTTTCAGAGTTTGTGGATGCTTTTAGGGACGTCCTAATTGGAGCCGTCTTGGGAATAATGTTTTCAGTGTTTTACAAGGTTGCGCTTCAGTTAGGTATGTCAACGGCTCTCATTGTCTCAGTTTCGGCAATGGCTGATATTGCAGGCATATTATCATTGACTCAAGAGAGCTTAAAAATTCCCCTCGCGTACCTAGTAATGAGAATTTTTGGATACATATTCGCGATTAGCATCCTCAAAGATTCTGGATTGCCCATTGCTCCGGCAATCATGAACTTAGCCATATTGGTAGTGGCTTTGATACTCAGAGTATATTACATGAGGCAGGGATAAAAAGAAAAAAATCAACCCGTCACGACTTTCACTATTTTTCAGTTCTTGTCCTGACTATTGGATTATTGTTTTTTAAATAAGTACATATCTAGGTTTTTGGGAACCTCTGTGAAGTCACTCCGCATAGCTATAGAGATGCTGGTAGCAAGTCTCGAGGTGGAGGCTGAGGATATCTCTCCTCTTGAGCTGGCCATTATCCTCTTGTTCTTCATCATTCTTTTTCTTCTTTCTTTATATATGACTAAGTAGCCCGTTCAGGATGCACAGTTTTCTTATTAC harbors:
- a CDS encoding HAD family hydrolase codes for the protein MEIPGYGEIKAETVVFDLNGTLGSDGKVDDEVKHLLERLADRYTVVILSADTFGTLEEEFKGLPVRVERVKDGSEKLQKAMSYGSYIAIGNGNNDVAMLESAELAFCVIGPEGATIDALLASDIVVTDVKDAIAMLLNEKKLIATLRG
- a CDS encoding YigZ family protein; this encodes MYRTLKGIGTAELVVKKSVFIGYASPASSEEEAKSFIGKIKAHHSDATHNVSAYLINDGKNFAVRYDDDGEPKGSAGKPVLKVIQNKGLSNVVVVVTRYFGGIKLGYGGLVKAYSEAASLAIENAGIVEVYETERFEVVFSYNLYQAVRETVEGNGGKVVGEDYGELVKFIVETRKGEAEPLMELLTEKTRGRVRLRPLFMRSV
- a CDS encoding AbrB/MazE/SpoVT family DNA-binding domain-containing protein, which gives rise to MCTLVHECLHPSKFATGGETVSQESKEIIEPLAKFHARLDKEGRIAIPKPIRDALNLTKNDYIEVVVRKIEIDHDRREIRILRQAYLITRLGTKGLIFLPSDLKKQFGLKEKDIVEVVLYGFHKFDELVSEKGKQLMTKMQSVGKWSELKPEDKLPEDQSMEHFTYVFV
- a CDS encoding phosphatase PAP2 family protein, which produces MLKVRELVNDWEVLVRLNSFFLSYFGWLLFGLAYGFLGRYSVDLTDYLLKLPFTSRDFVVGLVGFTKSVPLIYWLLEAVYYLGFSGSIALVVAYLLLYKRDLEASDELFIRYLLSYSVAGVIYILFHVHAPHLVYNLPGYISENNYLTRQEFVLPSLHNTFAMVNIITLWKYRKEKTGAAIIAINSLIPFATLLLGHHWIYDIVTGMLLAGIVSRLTVGYSPKLPAILCRLELSYLKRLTLVSFFIGVIALFLAADPQHWSQLVDNLFGTP
- a CDS encoding competence protein CoiA family protein translates to MEVVYRMWRAFDTVLQRRVTASEAVELVGESAEARNKAYKEKRFVCPACGMEVSLRRSRAGRWYFSHVATKNGCEYYYWSEKEEWAEEIHDEFKQWLAEKLRYRGIDAEIEKIMTFENYKLIPDIYYEVGRKKIAIEVVVNSPRTKDDIIEKSRRYADQGIYVWWIFYWKYKRREDGLTLLDIAKADLDKQRITKRMFRKGSVYRLIHAIHQGRIFFFDDVSPPSGDEYSIVAVHLLWEGSNNSLVGIMPWVLNYSKPFHLYLDLRDVPQVKLYPEDEIIQGPFKIALPPTTPHQQVAVIGYSFELRLYGQVLALTLRIGKGIAHRYYLERSLKKGVPYTWGVILQPFGNNKWLGSISWPPLDISEITSTDDVVRHSRHVFWELIKSVYARRGIPKFIYNLPVLVWNPDTKQGYYLGKSLGKVIEGGFELRLSEKDINYLQEVLKHSRFRLPYAKPRRPRSRAARG